A region from the Halomarina litorea genome encodes:
- the sdhC gene encoding succinate dehydrogenase, cytochrome b556 subunit — MSQSYDRGLVEDFGRWREFSAGMWAWVFHKFTGWVLIGYLFTHIAVLSTAIPAAQGGAAAGGTDIYTTTLVGLEELLVVRFLEVGLLAVAVFHIMNGIRLLFVDLGVGLDAQDKSFYASLVLTGAIVVASIPTFLAGAI, encoded by the coding sequence ATGAGCCAGTCGTACGACAGGGGCCTCGTCGAGGACTTCGGCCGCTGGCGGGAGTTCTCCGCCGGCATGTGGGCGTGGGTGTTCCACAAGTTCACCGGGTGGGTCCTCATCGGCTACCTGTTTACACACATCGCGGTACTGAGTACGGCCATCCCGGCCGCGCAGGGCGGGGCGGCCGCCGGCGGAACGGACATCTACACGACGACGCTCGTCGGTCTCGAGGAGCTACTGGTCGTCCGCTTCCTCGAAGTCGGTCTCCTCGCCGTCGCCGTCTTCCACATCATGAACGGCATCCGCCTACTGTTCGTGGACCTCGGCGTCGGCCTCGACGCACAGGACAAGAGCTTCTACGCCTCGCTGGTGCTGACGGGCGCCATCGTGGTCGCGTCCATCCCGACGTTCCTCGCGGGGGCCATCTGA
- a CDS encoding succinate dehydrogenase hydrophobic membrane anchor subunit — MAEHYSSFERKGTGWLLQRLTAVFLIGVLAFHFMLLHFVNHAAEITFMGTQARMSQPGYFVTMVGFLVAGTFHGVNGVYNALVNQGLEGTQRTVLKYTFVLISLALVAQGIRVAMAMTGTTIV; from the coding sequence ATGGCGGAGCACTACTCCTCGTTCGAGCGCAAGGGCACCGGGTGGCTCCTCCAGCGCCTGACCGCCGTGTTCCTCATCGGCGTGCTGGCGTTCCACTTCATGCTCCTGCACTTCGTCAACCACGCCGCCGAAATCACGTTCATGGGGACGCAGGCCCGCATGAGCCAGCCGGGGTACTTCGTGACGATGGTCGGCTTCCTCGTCGCGGGCACCTTCCACGGCGTCAACGGCGTCTACAACGCCCTCGTCAACCAGGGTCTGGAGGGCACCCAGCGCACCGTTCTCAAGTACACCTTCGTCCTCATCAGCCTCGCACTCGTCGCGCAGGGCATCCGCGTCGCGATGGCGATGACGGGCACCACCATCGTCTAA
- a CDS encoding succinate dehydrogenase/fumarate reductase iron-sulfur subunit, whose protein sequence is MSTQIQKQEEEQAADEADAEAQSAQQQRRMERKRDRAESTERQREESAPRFGGRETRTLKVFRYDPEVEGKMEPRFDEFTVPFRQGMTVLDALMYSRDHYDSSLTFRHSCRQAICGSDALFINGRQRLGCKTQLSDLADPVRIEPLPHQEVVKDLVVDMQHFYDQMDAVEPYFQSEDVPDGLEEQRQTRENREKIKMSTRCIWCGACMSSCNIAAGNNEYLGPAAINKAYRFAMDDREEEELKQHRLEILEQEQGVWRCQTQFSCTEVCPKDIPLTEHIQELKREAVKNNLKFW, encoded by the coding sequence ATGAGCACGCAAATCCAGAAGCAAGAGGAAGAACAGGCCGCAGACGAGGCGGACGCCGAAGCGCAGTCCGCCCAGCAGCAGCGTCGCATGGAGCGAAAGCGCGACCGCGCCGAGAGCACGGAGCGCCAGCGAGAGGAGAGCGCACCCCGCTTCGGCGGGCGGGAGACGCGCACCCTCAAGGTGTTCCGCTACGACCCCGAGGTCGAGGGGAAGATGGAACCCCGCTTCGACGAGTTCACCGTCCCCTTCAGGCAGGGGATGACCGTCCTCGACGCGCTGATGTACTCGCGGGACCACTACGACTCCAGTCTCACCTTCCGGCACTCCTGCCGGCAGGCCATCTGCGGGTCGGACGCGCTGTTCATCAACGGTCGACAGCGTCTCGGGTGCAAGACGCAGTTGAGCGACCTCGCGGACCCGGTCCGCATCGAACCGCTGCCCCACCAGGAGGTCGTCAAGGACCTCGTCGTGGACATGCAGCACTTCTACGACCAGATGGACGCCGTCGAACCGTACTTCCAGAGCGAGGACGTCCCCGACGGCCTCGAAGAGCAGCGCCAGACCCGCGAGAACCGCGAGAAGATCAAGATGTCCACGCGCTGTATCTGGTGTGGCGCGTGCATGTCCTCGTGTAACATCGCGGCGGGCAACAACGAGTACCTCGGCCCCGCGGCCATCAACAAGGCCTACCGCTTCGCGATGGACGACCGGGAGGAAGAGGAACTGAAACAGCACCGACTGGAGATCCTCGAACAGGAACAGGGCGTCTGGCGGTGTCAGACCCAGTTCTCCTGTACGGAGGTCTGTCCGAAGGACATCCCGCTGACCGAGCACATCCAGGAACTGAAACGCGAGGCCGTGAAGAACAACCTCAAGTTCTGGTAA